The segment GATAATTTCGCCGCGACGATGACGTTCGAGGACGGTTCGATTGCGACTCTTACCTATACGGCGCTCGGTTCAGCCGAATACCCGAAGGAAAACCTCGATGTTTTCTGCGACGGCATGGTGCTTGTGCTCGATAATTACACTACGCTCACCGGGTACGGCACAAGCGAAGCGGATATTTCCTCAGCGGGTGTCAAGGGGCATTTCGAGGAGATTCAAGCCTTCGCGGCTGCAATTTCGGAGAAAAAAACCGCGCCTATTCCTCTCTGGCAGCAGTATCAGGCGATGGAAATCGCCTTCGAGGTAGACCGCATCCTTGCAGCGAAGAAATAGCGGTGCTCAGGCACCCCCGTTGCCTGTATAGAGAAGGTCGAACCAGATAAAATCGCTGTCATGAAATTCCCGGCACAGAACGACCTCGAATTGGGCATGATCGAACAATCCGAGCAGCTTATCGACGTCATACCATTCCGCCCATGGTGTCCCGGCGCCGTCGGTCATCTCGCCCCATGCGCCGAACGAGGGAGAGCCTTCACGTTCCCAGCGCGTCCTGGGGTACGCAAGCTGAAGCCACCGCCCGCCGATCCTGAGATGCCTGATCAGCTCGTTGACCTCGGGCCTGATAACCGTGACAGGGGCATGGTGAAGCGACCCCATTGCCATGATCACATCGTAATCCGTATCGAGCTGTGTGAGCGACTCCATGTTTTCGAGTAGGCAAAACCGGGCGTCCCCGATTTCAAAGATGGCGCAGAGCCGTTTCAGTACATTCAAATTGCTCTCATGGATATCCACAAAAGTCACCTTTGCGCCATGCAGGGCATAGGTGATGCTGTCAATGGCAAAACCGCTTCCAACATCGAGCACCTTTTTACCGTTCATGCTGTCGGCATAGAGCGCATGGTACCAGCCGCGGTGACGGAACTGGGTGCCCGTTGTGATATCCGTCCGGCATGACAACCATTCATGACGCAGTTTTTCATCGGAAAGCTTGTATAAACTTTGTGTTTTCTGCCGTTTGGCGCGGCTTGTGGGAACCTCGTTCCACTTTCTCCGGAGGACATCGAACGGCTGTGACCATTCCTGGGTCGCTGTAGACTCCGAACCGGCGTCCATTGTATCTGATGCGTGTTTCCGATACCCTGTTCTGCGTATTTCATAGCCGAAACGACGCAAAGTCCCGTTTATTATTTTTTTCAGTCCCATTCGATCTCCATATTCAATTTGTTTTCCCTGTTTTCACATGATCCCGCCCGGCTCCCGCTGCGACGCTGCGCAGCGCGGCGAGTCGCCGTCTCCCCTTATTAATGAAAGCAGGAGCCACACCCTCTTTCCCTTCAAAAAGAGAGAATGCCATCAGGCAGGGAAATAATTGTCATAAGAAAAAAAATACAAATTTATGCATTATTCTGGTTATCGATTACCGGAATACTTTTAAAATATTTTTAATGACTGTATAACACAAATAATTATTTCTTATAGAGTTAAGAAGCGAAAATCTTTTTTTCAGCAGCGCCGGGAAATGGTAGTCGCCATTCGATTCATTGAGGCTGAAGTACACCCAGTGATTGATCTCCGAGAATACATGTCCGGGGATAAACGATTGAATTTCCCGTATGATTTCCGGATGGTCTCTTTTGATCTCATACAGCTCGAAATCGGCTGAATGGAGCTCGATGGAATTTCTCCAACAGAAATCGACGAGCGGAATGGCCTGATCAACGACGGTATTAATCCAGAAAAGATTGAGCCGCTCACGTTTATCACTGTTTATATCAAAGTCGTTCATCCCCATCCAGAATGATTTTCCCCCATAACTCCTCGGGCAGGATACGACGCGATTGTCAGAGAAATCATGGCATATAACAATGTGCTGTTTCTGCTGTAAGAGAGGCATGATATGCCCGAGAACGTGATTGGCGACCTCATAACCATGCGCATCCCACAGTACCATTACTCGTTGAAAAGGCTGAATATGCGGTGAAAAATCGACCCGTGTGAGATCACCGGAATATATTTCGAGCCGAGAGAACCAGTCCGCATCCACGAGGGGTACGATGTTCTTCTTCTTATCCCAGCCCGGGCCGAAACAGAAACTTTTCACGATGGTGTTTTTCAGGCGCCGGGATGCCTGGCAGAAAACACTCGTGGAATTACCGGGGCCGCGTCCAAGTTCGATAATGAGATCGGGCTTGAAGGCAAAAACCATGGCATACCAGTGGAAATACTGAGAAAGGCTCAGACTGACCGGTGTATCGATTGCCCTGGACAACCGTTCCAGAATAACGGCATCTTCGCCAATCGTATCTTTCAAGGCGTAATAACAGCCCACGGAAAGGGGCAGATCGGATGTCGAAAAAGGTTCGGTCATAACAGATATTCCCTGTGACCCGGATTATTTGTAAAAGCCAGTATATGTAAAATAAAGCTTATGCCGAAAAAATTCCCGAACCCGATATCGGGGTACAGATCAGAACCTGCTGCGGCAGACCGTGCTTTGCATAGAACAGCGTTTCGATTTTCATCCGGAAATCGTTGACAGCGCCGTTTTTCACGAATGCCATGATACATCCGCCGAGGCCTGCTCCGGAAAGCTGGACTCCGAGGACACCGTCTATGGTCAGGGCGGTATCGACCATCTCATCGATCAACGGCGTCGAACACCCGTATCCTCCCGGCTGCAGATGGAGCGCCGCGCCCGGATCGCCGGCTTTGAGACGATCACGGAGTGACCGCATCAGTGAATCGGGGGCGGAATTATCATACCTGACCCGCTCACCCTTCTCGTTGAGACGGGTGACACGATCACCGTCATGCGAAATGTTCATGAGATGAGCCGCCCGTTCGATATCACCCTGTTTGATGATGCGGGCGAACTCCCGGGCACGGGCTATCTCCGCCATCCCGAAAAGCGCCACACTTCTCGCCTCATAACCGCCCCCGGGCTCTTCATGGGTCGAAAATACTTTCCCCATGCGGTTTTTCCCTTCATTGTCGAGTATCCCAAGGAGCTCTTTACGGGAGACACGTTCGGGGATTGCCAGAAGGATATCGTATATCTCGTGAGGCTCAAGGCAGAGATGCCCGGCATCGATATCACGGAAGTATGCGAGGCGCTCCCTGAACTTCGGAAACCGTAATCTGACAATCTCATAAGCAATCTCGTATGTTGCGACTTTTTCATTGAATATCTGCATGGCGCCGCCGGATTTTTTCGCATACTGATGGGACTGGAGAATCACGAGCGATACTCCTTCGGGGAACGGAATGACATCCTCGATCCTGACCTCGTGAAATCCCATATGGAGAATATTGCCCCGCTCGCCGAATTTCATCGCGGCATGATCGCCGCTGCCGCCCCTCGTTCCGACAAACCACTCCCCCTCACCGCAGAGGTCGACAAACTCCTTTGGGACAAACGACAGGCTGTTGATAAATGTCAGCGCTTCCGCGGCGGAAACCACAACCGCGGACGAGGAGCTCAGCCCTGCTGCCAGAGGTATCTGGCCGGATAGCACGCCATCGAAACCGAAGAGCAGCCGGCCTTTGAGTTTTTCCTGAAGCCTCAGGGCGGCAGCTTTAAAATAGTTTGCCCAGTCTCCCCGGCTCGACCGTATCATCGAGCTCACTGTCTCGGAGTTTATCATATTGAGCCAGTCATCCCATGGAAGCCGTGAGAGCTCCTCCCCGACTGAAAAGCTCCGCGGTCTGAAGTTCTGCGCATCGACATTGTGTATGGTGATGACATCGTCTTCCCTGACCCCGGCGACAAGGATCACCTCACGGTTGATGGTCATGTAGTTGGTGTATCCGCCGCGGTGCTCGACATGACGGCCCATCAGGTTGACACGCCCGGGGCTGCGGGCAATGATGACCGGCTTGTTTTTTCCGAATACCCTGAGATATTTGAGCAGAGCCTGATGATATGCCTCGCGGCGTTCCTCCAGCACATCTTCGTCGCCTCCGTACACACCGGCAAGACCGGCTTTCACCTCTGGATTCAGATCCTCGAAGATACGGAGCCATTCATCCACGGGCCTCAGCGCCTTATTGAGATGCTTTATATCGATCCGTCCGAAACAGGAATTTTCAAACGATGGCTGGGATTCCTTCCTGCTGTAATACTCCTCTATCTTTAACAGCTCCTCCGGATTGTTGAAGGACATGACCTCATACTGCCCCCTGACGGGAACCGGGATGATTTTACGGGATTGCGCGGTGTCACGGGCCAGAATCCGGACTGTATCGGTGATATACTCTTCTTTCTGGGCATTATCGGAGCGTATCCTGAACAAAGAATCGATGAACGCATCCGCTGAGTACAGATAAACAGCGGCATTGATCGCAGGAGTAGTATTTTCAAGCGCTTCCCCCGATATTGCTTCCTCGCCGGTTTCCGTATCAACCATATAGAACGTATCCCGTTCCGGGACCAGAGTATTGAGCTCGCCGAACGACAGAGCGGTATTCTTTTCAAGAACCTCGATGAGACCCGGAAACATCTTGTGAGCTTTCGCAAGCGAGGGAATCACATCGAGGATTTCCCTGAGCAGCATGCGCGGCGAGGTTTTCGGTTTTTCACGTTTCAGGGTGTGAAGCCTTCGGGCAAGGATCATCTTCTGGATGTCGCGTTTCTCCACGATGTCTATCGGGCGTCCTTTACGGTCGAAAACGACCCGTCCCGAATCCGGCCAGAATGTCTTTTCGGCGGTCATGACAGCCAGATCGGCTCCGCTTTCCCTGAAATTACCGAGCAGCCGTTCGAGAGCGCTCGTTTCGACAACCTTGTCGCCGTATATAACCAGCACATTACCCTTGAAACTCCGGGCTTTGAGAAGATGAGCGGCCTGCTTGGCGGCATTGCCGGTACCATTCTGGTTTATCTGAAATACATATGCGACATTGTCCCTGATTTCGGATACTTCGTTCACCACCTGTCTCCCCTTTTCGCCGACAACAACGATATGTTCATGAATTCCCACCGATTCGAGCTGGTCGATAAGACGGTTGATTGCGGGCCGTCCGGCAATGGGGAAACAGACCTTGTGGAGGTCTTTCGACTGCATCCGGGTTCCCTTGCCGCCGCAGAGGATAACGGAGACGATCCCGGAAGAGGCATCGATCGTTCTCTTCGGGAATTGAGCGACAGTTCCCAGCGCATCGAGCAGCGCCAGAGTCAGAGGCCGGGTGTCTTTCCCGGAAGGTGTGTACGCTTCGTTATGGTCGAAATCCAGAAGGAGACTTCCCTTTTCCATGCACTGTTCGAGAACCGAGTATATTTCGGGAGAATATTCCGAACAATATGCCACGATATCATCGTTGACTTTCCCTTTGATGACAAGATATGATACTGTCCGGTTATCCTGAAAATATCCGTACATGAGCAGACCGTTTTTTCTCCCCGTCTCGAGCGCGGTGACTGAGCCGGCGGGAAGCAGGAAGGATTCCAGCAATGTAAAACGCGAACCGGGGGGCGTATCGCTCTTTTTTTTCATGGAATTATTACCCTCACCCTCGGTCCCTCTCCCGTAAACAGAAGAGGGAAGAAAAGCATTATATCAAACATTCAAGTATGTTACTCATAATTATTTCAAATGTTTCTTCAAGTATAACAATACATAAGAGGAATACAATTTATCCGCAGACAGGTGAATCTCATTCCCGTGAGCCAATGGCCCTGACAGGGGGCAGGGTTATCTCATGAACCGATATATTCCTTCCACCACAGCGCAAAATTGAGCAAAAACCAAATATCGACTCCCTGCCCGTTGTCCAGAAATTGGGAAATCTGTTTTTTGTCGAGAAAATCGGTTTTGTCGCAGAATGAATTCATCTCGGTTCTCGATTTTTCCCCGAGACGGTCGAAAAACCATTCGTACACAGGCACTCCGAATCCCTGTTTGGGACGGTCGATGAGCTCATCGGGGATGATGCCGCGAACCGCTTTTTTCAGGATATATTTTGTCACGCCGTTCTTCGTTTTTACTTTTTCCGGGATGCTCATGGCGAGCTCCACGAATTTGTGGTCGAGAAACGGCACACGGCATTCGAGGCTCACTCCCATGCTCATCTTGTCGACCCGCATCAGGAGCAGCTCCGGCAGCCGGACGCTCAGATCGGCATAGCTCATCCAGTTCAGGTTCGATTTTTCCCATGCTTTTTCTTCGAACCGTTTCCGGATTGGCTGGAGCGCTTCCCATGTGGAGAAATTCTTGAATTTCTGCCGCAGGCGCGGGCTCAGTATCGTGGCTTTCTGACTGTCGCTGTAAATGTCACACCCTCCCCAGAAGATGGGCTGGCCGAGCGATATGCGGCGAAGCCATTCGAGCTTGAAATCATTACGGAATATGGGCCGGTCTTTCAAAAAAGACATCCCGATATTCTTCAGCCAGGGGAAAAGGAAATAATCGCTGAAATTCGCCGCATTGAGCGGACTCTTCCACCACGGATATCCCCAGAAGAGCTCATCGGCGCCCTCGCCGACCTGACAGACGATGACGCCGTTGTCCCTGGCCAGCTTCGATACATAATAGACGGGAATACATACAGGATCGGCTATCGGCTCGTCCTGCAGCCAGACCATTCGGGGGAGAAAATCGAGGAGATCGTCGATGGTCAGGAGCTTTTCATGATGTTCCGCTCCAAGAATGTCAGCCATCTTTTTTGCATAGTAGCCTTCGTTCTTGTAGCTCTGGTATTCGCCGACATACCCGATGGTGAAGGTCTTGACCGGGTTCTTTTCGCCCTCCGAGAAAAATGCCGCATTGGTGCTCGAATCGATCCCGCCGGAAAGGAAAACGCCCACCGGGACGTCGCTCACCTTGCGGTACCGTACCGTCGTGCGCAGCTCATCGACAATGCGATGGGCTATTTCGTCCTCGCTGACTCCGGTGAGAGGCTCGGTATGATCCCAGACATCCCAGTACCTGTTCTCCTGAATCCGGCCGTCCTCATGTACTTTGAGCCATGTTCCGCCGGCAAGTTTCCCGATGCCCTCGAACAGGGTCAGCGGAGCGGGAGTGGTGATGAACGTCAGAAAATGATACAGGGCCTCCTCGTTGACCGCGCGGTTCTGTTCGGGGTCCTGGAGCAGGGCCTTGATCTCGGAGGCGAAGACGATACGGCCATGATGGATGCTGTAGTAGAGCGGCTTGATGCCGATGCGGTCACGGATAAGCCAGAGCTCGCGTTTTACCGAGTCCCAGAGCGCTATGGCGAACATACCCCTGAAACGGTGGAGACATTCGATGCCCCACTGCTCGAACGCATGGATGATCACCTCGGTATCGGAGTGATCGGTCTTCCAGCGGTGGCCGCCGATCGCTTCGAGCTCGGCGCGTATTTCCTGGTGGTTGTATATCTCGCCGTTGAACGATACCCAGAGCGTCTCGTTCTCGTTGCTCATAGGCTGCGTGGCGCTTTCCGAGAGATCGATAATGGAAAGCCTCCTGTGCCCCAGAC is part of the bacterium genome and harbors:
- a CDS encoding NTP transferase domain-containing protein, whose translation is MKKKSDTPPGSRFTLLESFLLPAGSVTALETGRKNGLLMYGYFQDNRTVSYLVIKGKVNDDIVAYCSEYSPEIYSVLEQCMEKGSLLLDFDHNEAYTPSGKDTRPLTLALLDALGTVAQFPKRTIDASSGIVSVILCGGKGTRMQSKDLHKVCFPIAGRPAINRLIDQLESVGIHEHIVVVGEKGRQVVNEVSEIRDNVAYVFQINQNGTGNAAKQAAHLLKARSFKGNVLVIYGDKVVETSALERLLGNFRESGADLAVMTAEKTFWPDSGRVVFDRKGRPIDIVEKRDIQKMILARRLHTLKREKPKTSPRMLLREILDVIPSLAKAHKMFPGLIEVLEKNTALSFGELNTLVPERDTFYMVDTETGEEAISGEALENTTPAINAAVYLYSADAFIDSLFRIRSDNAQKEEYITDTVRILARDTAQSRKIIPVPVRGQYEVMSFNNPEELLKIEEYYSRKESQPSFENSCFGRIDIKHLNKALRPVDEWLRIFEDLNPEVKAGLAGVYGGDEDVLEERREAYHQALLKYLRVFGKNKPVIIARSPGRVNLMGRHVEHRGGYTNYMTINREVILVAGVREDDVITIHNVDAQNFRPRSFSVGEELSRLPWDDWLNMINSETVSSMIRSSRGDWANYFKAAALRLQEKLKGRLLFGFDGVLSGQIPLAAGLSSSSAVVVSAAEALTFINSLSFVPKEFVDLCGEGEWFVGTRGGSGDHAAMKFGERGNILHMGFHEVRIEDVIPFPEGVSLVILQSHQYAKKSGGAMQIFNEKVATYEIAYEIVRLRFPKFRERLAYFRDIDAGHLCLEPHEIYDILLAIPERVSRKELLGILDNEGKNRMGKVFSTHEEPGGGYEARSVALFGMAEIARAREFARIIKQGDIERAAHLMNISHDGDRVTRLNEKGERVRYDNSAPDSLMRSLRDRLKAGDPGAALHLQPGGYGCSTPLIDEMVDTALTIDGVLGVQLSGAGLGGCIMAFVKNGAVNDFRMKIETLFYAKHGLPQQVLICTPISGSGIFSA
- the asnB gene encoding asparagine synthase (glutamine-hydrolyzing), producing the protein MCGIAGALVFKNSNFIVTPAYIMNMRDVMDHRGPDGAGLWIDEKGRFGLGHRRLSIIDLSESATQPMSNENETLWVSFNGEIYNHQEIRAELEAIGGHRWKTDHSDTEVIIHAFEQWGIECLHRFRGMFAIALWDSVKRELWLIRDRIGIKPLYYSIHHGRIVFASEIKALLQDPEQNRAVNEEALYHFLTFITTPAPLTLFEGIGKLAGGTWLKVHEDGRIQENRYWDVWDHTEPLTGVSEDEIAHRIVDELRTTVRYRKVSDVPVGVFLSGGIDSSTNAAFFSEGEKNPVKTFTIGYVGEYQSYKNEGYYAKKMADILGAEHHEKLLTIDDLLDFLPRMVWLQDEPIADPVCIPVYYVSKLARDNGVIVCQVGEGADELFWGYPWWKSPLNAANFSDYFLFPWLKNIGMSFLKDRPIFRNDFKLEWLRRISLGQPIFWGGCDIYSDSQKATILSPRLRQKFKNFSTWEALQPIRKRFEEKAWEKSNLNWMSYADLSVRLPELLLMRVDKMSMGVSLECRVPFLDHKFVELAMSIPEKVKTKNGVTKYILKKAVRGIIPDELIDRPKQGFGVPVYEWFFDRLGEKSRTEMNSFCDKTDFLDKKQISQFLDNGQGVDIWFLLNFALWWKEYIGS
- a CDS encoding class I SAM-dependent methyltransferase — encoded protein: MGLKKIINGTLRRFGYEIRRTGYRKHASDTMDAGSESTATQEWSQPFDVLRRKWNEVPTSRAKRQKTQSLYKLSDEKLRHEWLSCRTDITTGTQFRHRGWYHALYADSMNGKKVLDVGSGFAIDSITYALHGAKVTFVDIHESNLNVLKRLCAIFEIGDARFCLLENMESLTQLDTDYDVIMAMGSLHHAPVTVIRPEVNELIRHLRIGGRWLQLAYPRTRWEREGSPSFGAWGEMTDGAGTPWAEWYDVDKLLGLFDHAQFEVVLCREFHDSDFIWFDLLYTGNGGA